A genomic window from Glycine max cultivar Williams 82 chromosome 17, Glycine_max_v4.0, whole genome shotgun sequence includes:
- the LOC100778430 gene encoding adenylate isopentenyltransferase 5, chloroplastic — protein sequence MNMVSVSAAVCKPVVASFNPASLRNMDSLSLFRHHRNNKEKVVVIMGATGTGKSKLAIDLATQFPPAEIVNSDKMQVYEGLDITTNKVTEEERRGVLHHLLGTVNPNTNFTAQDFCDHATLAVGSILGRDGLPIIAGGSNSFLDALVNHHTEFRLRYECCFLWVDVSLPVLHSSLSARVDRMIHAGQVHEVRKSFQYHNDDYTVGLRKAIGVPEFHDFFRAEADGADERTKQRLLEAAIASLKTNNCSLANRQVQKIHRLYGMWKRNMHRLDATEVFLKNATRQEEAEEAWEDHVLSKSRRILNKFLYEDTHVAPAGIAASVVIASSPPAMAAAAAAATH from the coding sequence aTGAACATGGTTTCGGTGTCAGCAGCGGTGTGCAAGCCCGTAGTAGCGAGTTTCAACCCGGCATCACTGAGGAATATGGACTCGCTGTCCCTTTTTCGTCACCACCGCAACAACAAGGAGAAAGTAGTGGTAATCATGGGCGCAACGGGGACAGGAAAGTCAAAACTGGCAATAGACCTCGCCACGCAATTCCCACCAGCGGAGATAGTCAACTCCGACAAAATGCAAGTGTACGAAGGCCTAGACATCACCACGAACAAAGTCACCGAGGAAGAGCGTCGCGGGGTCCTACACCATCTCCTAGGCACGGTCAACCCCAACACCAACTTCACCGCCCAAGACTTTTGCGACCACGCCACACTCGCCGTTGGCTCCATTTTGGGCCGTGACGGTTTACCCATCATTGCGGGTGGGTCCAATTCCTTCCTCGACGCGTTGGTCAACCATCACACCGAGTTTCGGTTACGCTACGAGTGCTGCTTCCTCTGGGTCGATGTTTCACTCCCCGTCCTTCATTCCTCTCTCTCCGCACGTGTGGATCGCATGATCCACGCTGGCCAGGTCCACGAGGTTCGAAAAAGCTTTCAGTACCATAACGACGATTATACCGTAGGTTTACGAAAGGCCATTGGCGTCcctgagtttcatgattttttCAGAGCCGAAGCCGACGGAGCCGATGAGAGGACCAAACAGCGGCTCCTCGAGGCTGCCATTGCTTCCCTCAAAACCAACAACTGCAGCCTCGCCAACCGACAGGTCCAGAAGATTCATCGTCTTTACGGCATGTGGAAAAGGAACATGCACCGCCTCGACGCCACCGAGGTTTTTCTCAAGAACGCTACTCGCCAGGAGGAGGCAGAGGAGGCGTGGGAGGATCACGTGTTGTCCAAGAGCAGAAGGATTCTCAATAAGTTTCTGTATGAGGATACGCATGTCGCTCCCGCAGGTATTGCTGCGTCAGTTGTTATTGCTTCTTCGCCGCCAGCCATGgctgccgccgccgccgccgcaaCTCACTAG
- the LOC100791917 gene encoding RNA recognition motif-containing protein, which yields MAQQVQVQVFSTCYYCPPPQYVSLRRIGILNQLKCATIPSLSVSASSVLRNASFCCTSSVPCNLPSSPKIFVKGLPLSTSEGHLMKVFSEFGEVTLIQLPIDKESGQSLGFAYIWFVKEESAQLAVLEMNGKFFYGRFIYVTIAKPGSSKSSKRATAYKF from the exons ATGGCACAACAAGTTCAAGTTCAAGTATTCAGTACATGTTATTATTGTCCACCACCTCAATATGTATCCCTTCGCCGAATCGGAATTTTGAACCAATTAAAGTGTGCTACTATTCCTTCACTCTCAGTTTCCGCCTCTTCTGTTCTTCGCAACGCGTCGTTTTGCTGCACCTCTTCTGTCCCATGCAATTTGCCTTCTTCACCCAAAATCTTCGTCAAAG GGCTTCCTCTCTCAACCTCCGAAGGACATTTGATGAAGGTGTTTTCAGAGTTTGGTGAAGTTACTCTAA TCCAGCTTCCAATAGATAAAGAATCAGGGCAGTCTTTAGGATTTGCATACATTTGGTTTGTCAAGGAAGAGTCTGCACAATTGGCTGTCCTAGAGATGAATGGAAAG TTTTTTTATGGCAGGTTTATTTATGTTACCATTGCAAAGCCTGGATCATCAAAAAGTTCCAAGAGGGCAACGGCCTACAAATTTTAA